In Candidatus Woesearchaeota archaeon, the DNA window CAAATCTCCATGTATAAATTCTTATGGTCTACATATATGAACTCTCAAAAGAGAACCTAAAACTTGCAAAAACAGAAGTATTAACATTAACAAAAGCAAGAAATTCAAAACTTAAAAAAAATTTATTATTTACTTCTGCATACAAGTATCCTGAAAGGCTTGCTTACACTAAAGCCGTTTACAAGTTCTTAGGCACAAACATAAATAAGATTAAATGGCAAAAATATTATAAAGATTCATTTTGTGTTAGAGTACAAGGCGCTAACGAAAGAGAATTAGCTGAAAAAATATGGAACAAACTAAAAAACCCAATAGTTAACTTAAAAAATCCCAAAACTCAATTCAACTTACTCAGTAAAAAATATTTTGGCTTGCTTATCTACAAAAATCAAGATGACTATGAAAAAAGAAAAACAAAAAACAGGCCCGAATCACATCCTTCTTCGCTGCACCCAAAACTTGCAAAGGCAATGATAAATTTAACCGGCGCAATAAAAAGTTCAATTATCTTAGATCCATTCTGCGGCTCAGGCGGTTTGCTAATTGAAGCCGGTTTAATGGGTATGAAAATTGAAGGTTCAGACCT includes these proteins:
- a CDS encoding methyltransferase domain-containing protein, with the protein product MVYIYELSKENLKLAKTEVLTLTKARNSKLKKNLLFTSAYKYPERLAYTKAVYKFLGTNINKIKWQKYYKDSFCVRVQGANERELAEKIWNKLKNPIVNLKNPKTQFNLLSKKYFGLLIYKNQDDYEKRKTKNRPESHPSSLHPKLAKAMINLTGAIKSSIILDPFCGSGGLLIEAGLMGMKIEGSDLDRNMVNRAKINLKHYKIKAKVEQKDALTITRKYKYVVTDLPYGKSTKVTNIKSLVKEFLDNIKANVIVLGLPDFIKLPKNKYKVESYFKHYLHKSLSKKIYLLKWNTSPKSNLTK